The following coding sequences lie in one Arachis ipaensis cultivar K30076 chromosome B03, Araip1.1, whole genome shotgun sequence genomic window:
- the LOC107630227 gene encoding probable protein phosphatase 2C 39, with amino-acid sequence MTGREILHKMKEKVLGSSDPDSGKGKSKMSKNITHGFHLVKGRSDHAMEDYLVAQFKQVENNELGLFAIFDGHSGHSVPDYLRSHLFDNIINEPDFWTDAANAVKRAYSVTDSTILEKSGELGRGGSTAVTAILINCQKLIVANIGDSRAVLSVNGKAKQLSVDHEPNTEWEDIKNRGGFVSNFPGDVPRVDGQLAVSRAFGDKSLKKHLSSDPYVTVELIGDGAEFIILASDGLWKVMSNQEAVDAIKDIKDARSAAKHLTEAAVNRKSSDDISCVVVRFQ; translated from the exons ATGACTGGCAGAGAAATCCTCCACAAGATGAAG GAAAAAGTGTTGGGGTCATCAGATCCTGATTCAGGGAAAGGAAAGAGCAAGATGTCTAAGAACATAACTCATGGCTTCCATTTGGTAAAGGGAAGATCAGATCATGCTATGGAAGACTATCTTGTTGCTCAATTTAAGCAAGTCGAAAATAATGAGTTGGGTTTGTTTGCAATATTTGATGGCCACTCTGGTCACAGTGTACCTGATTACTTGCGGTCTCATTTGTTCGATAACATCATAAATGAG CCTGACTTCTGGACAGACGCTGCTAATGCTGTGAAGAGAGCCTATAGTGTAACTGATTCTACTATTTTGGAGAAATCAGGTGAATTGGGCAGAGGGGGTTCAACTGCTGTTACAGCAATATTGATTAATTGTCAGAAGCTAATAGTGGCTAACATTGGGGACTCTCGGGCTGTCTTATCGGTGAATGGCAAGGCCAAACAACTATCTGTGGATCATGAACCAAACACAGAATGGGAGGACATCAAGAACAGAGGTGGTTTCGTTTCTAACTTCCCAG GGGATGTTCCACGGGTTGATGGGCAATTGGCAGTGTCGAGGGCATTCGGTGACAAAAGCCTGAAGAAACACTTGAGCTCTGATCCATATGTGACAGTGGAGCTCATAGGTGATGGTGCAGAGTTTATCATATTAGCCAGTGATGGTTTATGGAAG GTAATGTCAAATCAAGAAGCAGTTGATGCTATCAAAGACATAAAAGATGCTCGGTCTGCAGCAAAACACCTTACTGAAGCAGCAGTTAACAGGAAAAGCTCAGATGATATCTCTTGTGTTGTTGTGAGATTTCAGTGA
- the LOC107632907 gene encoding uncharacterized protein LOC107632907: MSVDGVERSNTLIRGNCEIGSKTLITLFDTVASHSFISFEKASELGLKITMLAYDLEVHTSASETVGTRLGCQQVPFRIKHQTFVHDLICLLMTGLNLILGLDWLSKNHILLDCSERSLQFMSEGPEGLVVAKGYYLNSVVVSCSGSECHGFMLLAASVLGDEQSLSQILVVNEFPEVFPEDIPKVFPLREIKFAIELVPGVGPISIVP; the protein is encoded by the coding sequence ATGTCGGTTGATGGCGTTGAGAGATCTAACACACTGATAAGAGGTAATTGTGAAATTGGTAGTAAAACCTTAATTACTTTGTTTGATACTGTTGCGTCACACTCATTCATATCATTTGAGAAAGCTAGCGAGTTAGGGTTGAAAATAACTATGTTGGCTTATGACTTAGAAGTGCATACTTCTGCCTCTGAAACTGTTGGGACTAGATTAGGCTGTCAACAAGTTCCATTTCGCATTAAACATCAAACCTTTGTTCACGACTTGATTTGTCTGCTGATGACTGGCCTCAATCtcattttaggattagattggttatcaAAGAATCATATTCTGCTCGATTGTTCTGAACGATCATTACAATTTATGTCGGAAGGGCCAGAAGGACTAGTAGTGGCGAAGGGATACTATCTAAATTCTGTGGTGGTGAGTTGTAGTGGAAGTGAGTGTCATGGTTTTATGCTTTTAGCTGCAAGTGTGTTAGGCGATGAACAGAGTTTGAGTCAGATTTTGGTTGTAAATGAATTTCCAGAAGTGTTTCCTGAAGACATTCCTAAAGTTTTTCCTTTGCGAGAAATCAAGTTTGCGATTGAGTTAGTGCCTGGGGTAGGACCAATCTCGATTGTGCCTTAG